One genomic segment of Coffea arabica cultivar ET-39 chromosome 6e, Coffea Arabica ET-39 HiFi, whole genome shotgun sequence includes these proteins:
- the LOC113696189 gene encoding calcium-dependent protein kinase 13, whose translation MGNCCRSPAAVAREDVKSSNFSAHDHARKDKSGPGPGNSKKPITVLTDLKKENVEEKYLVDRELGRGEFGVTYLCIDRDTRELLACKSISKRKLRTAVDVDDVRREVAIMKHLPKNSSIVTLKEACEDDNAVHLVMELCEGGELFDRIVARGHYTERAAAAVTRTIVEVVQLCHKHGVIHRDLKPENFLFANKKENSPLKAIDFGLSIFFKPGEKFSEIVGSPYYMAPEVLKRNYGPEIDIWSAGVILYILLCGVPPFWAESEQGVAQAILRGLIDFKREPWPSISESAKSLVRQMLEPDPKLRLTAKQVLEHPWLQNAKKAPNVPLGDVVKSRLKQFSLMNRFKRKALRVIADFLSTEEVEDIKDMFRKIDTDNDGIVSVEELKIGLQSSNSKLAESEIQMLIEAVDTNGKGSLDYGEFLAVSLHLQRMANDEHLHKAFSYFDKDGNGYIEPDELRNALMEDGVDDCTDVANDIFQEVDTDKDGRISFDEFVAMMRTGTDWRKASRHYSRGRFNSLSIKLIKDGSLNLGSE comes from the exons ATGGGAAACTGCTGCAGATCTCCCGCCGCAGTCGCCAGAGAAGACGTCAAGTCCTCCAACTTCTCTGCCCACGATCACGCCCGCAAGGACAAGTCCGGCCCCGGCCCCGGCAACAGCAAGAAGCCCATCACTGTCTTAACTGATTTAAAGAAGGAGAACGTCGAGGAGAAGTACTTGGTGGACAGGGAGTTAGGTCGTGGTGAGTTCGGAGTGACTTATTTGTGCATTGATCGAGATACCAGGGAGCTATTGGCTTGCAAGTCCATTTCCAAAAGGAAGCTTCGGACGGCCGTCGATGTGGACGACGTCAGGCGAGAGGTGGCTATAATGAAGCATCTGCCCAAGAATTCCAGCATTGTTACCTTGAAGGAGGCCTGTGAGGATGACAATGCCGTTCATTTGGTCATGGAGTTGTGCGAGGGTGGTGAGCTTTTTGACAGGATTGTGGCCCGTGGACATTACACCGAGCGAGCTGCCGCCGCGGTCACCAGGACAATCGTCGAGGTCGTGCAACTCTGCCACAAGCATGGAGTGATCCACAGGGACTTGAAGCCAGAAAATTTTCTGTTCgccaataaaaaggaaaattcgcCTCTCAAAGCAATTGATTTCGGTTTGTCGATATTCTTTAAGCCAG GTGAGAAGTTTTCTGAGATTGTCGGCAGCCCGTATTACATGGCTCCAGAAGTGCTCAAGCGAAATTATGGGCCAGAAATTGACATATGGAGCGCAGGAGTTATCCTCTACATATTGTTGTGTGGGGTTCCTCCATTTTGGGCTG AGTCTGAACAAGGTGTTGCCCAAGCTATATTACGTGGATTAATAGATTTCAAACGAGAACCATGGCCAAGTATTTCAGAGAGTGCCAAGAGTCTTGTACGGCAAATGTTGGAGCCAGATCCTAAACTTCGACTTACTGCAAAGCAAGTTCTTG AACATCCTTGGCTGCAAAATGCAAAAAAGGCTCCAAATGTACCTCTTGGAGATGTTGTGAAGTCCAGGCTCAAGCAGTTCTCGCTGATGAATAGGTTCAAGAGAAAAGCTTTGAGG GTCATTGCTGATTTCTTGTCTACTGAAGAAGTTGAGGATATAAAGGATATGTTCAGAAAGATAGACACTGACAATGATGGGATTGTTTCTGTTGAAGAACTAAAAATTGGACTTCAGAGTTCCAATTCAAAGCTGGCTGAATCTGAAATACAGATGCTTATCGAAGCT GTAGATACAAACGGCAAAGGAAGTTTGGATTATGGAGAATTCCTTGCGGTTTCACTCCATCTACAGAGGATGGCTAACGATGAACATCTCCATAAAGCTTTCTCATATTTTGACAAGGATGGAAATGGTTATATAGAGCCAGATGAACTACGAAATGCCCTAATGGAGGATGGAGTAGATGATTGTACAGATGTAGCTAATGATATATTTCAGGAAGTTGACACAGACAAG GATGGGCGAATCAGCTTTGACGAATTTGTGGCCATGATGAGAACTGGGACCGATTGGAGGAAGGCTTCTAGGCATTACTCGAGAGGGAGATTCAACAGTCTGAGCATAAAATTGATCAAGGATGGTTCTCTTAACTTGGGAAGTGAATAA